The Chroicocephalus ridibundus chromosome 3, bChrRid1.1, whole genome shotgun sequence genome includes the window AAATGTGAGTAGGAAGGAAGGGAGGTAATTTGAGAGAGCAATGCTGCTGTTTGGAGCTGCACATCACTGACCAGGAGTGATTGACTTTTCTCCTGATTTCAGTATCCGTGTTGCTCAGACTGTGCCCTCAGCAGTCCCAGTCTCCCTGCCGGGTGGCTCAGAGAGAGCCaggatggttccccctcccacgGATCGCAGGGAGCATGGCAAGGGGCGGTTGCAAGCTGCTGGGAGTGTAATTTGCTATTAGGCTACGTGGCATCCTGTCTGCCATCAATTACAGCCTCGGCTCAgaataaaaaggaatgaaaggGACTTAACATCCAAGGCATTGCCTGCTGGTGAGGAGGGGCTGTGGatgcattttgaaaggaaagaaggtgAAGGACATATGCTGAAAGGTTGCAGATGGGAAAAGAGGgaagctacatttaaaaaaacccacactcaaGAACCTGTTTGTTACCTGCAAAGTCGCGTGCTATCAAAATATGAATTAAGCATCTTTTTTTAGAGTTTTGTCTGCTGCAAATAGAAAATTGTACTTAGGTGGAGAGGAGAAAAACTGATGCATAAGCAAGCAGAGTTTGTCTTGCTGTACGGCTGATGTCAAAATGGTAACCCTGAATCggggagctggagcagagggTTATTTCTCAAAGCCTCAAATCCCGAGTGGTTCAGGAGGATGGGGTGGTTCTGAGCTCTGCTCCTCCGCTTGAAAGCTGTAaccagctctcctctctccctgctcccaccttcTGCCGCAGAGCTGCTCCCACGGAAAGGGAGGGATCCTCCTTGCCTGACCTGCACTGCCTTTGCTGTTTTTTGCCTTTCCTGGCTGACGCTTCCACATGCTGAGTTCGTGCTGGAAGTAATACAGCTAAATTGCTTCCTCCAGCTACTCACTCTCAATTGACTCTTCTCCACGGGGAGCTTTAAATGGTGCCCATGGGGCAGCGCAGAGCCCGAAATCCCCGTTAACCCTGGTAGTTCAAAACCGATCAAGGCAAGCGGAGCTCTGATCTCTGCTTTAGGAAATGATGCCTAGTTGTAACAAGTCATTACcctaaaaagaagaaatgagccTTCGTACAGTACGTGTTAACCTTTGGTAACTAAAACACATTCTTATTCATCTGTTTTATATGCTTGGTTGTGCATgaggaaaggactttttttttcctccaagtgtAACTGCTACAATGCTGCAGTGCTTTTGCAAGGGAGCTACAcactgagaaaacattttaaaaaaaccacgtTTTTTACTTTTCTGCGATAACCTGATTAGTTTGTGGAAGATAAGAGGAACCAGCCTTAGTCTATGAGTGCTTAAAACCGGTGGGCAGTTGACTGCCATCCTTCACCTTCAGGCACCGCAGATCTCTGCCCTCCAGGATTTACTCTCAGCAGCAGATTCCAGCTGCGCTCCCAGTTGAATTAGAGCTCTGAATTTATAGATTTGTCCACTAATCCATTCACTGGCACTTTGAATCAAGGCATTTGGAAGGCGGTAGTTCATTTCTTATCAGTAGTGTGCTGCTTATCACTGAGGGTAAATATCTCCTGAGCAGTGTAATCATCACAAAACTTGCGTTTGGTGTTAGCAAGATGCTTGTTATTCGCTCAGATACTCTGACACAAAGctggtttgctgtttattttaccCTATCCGTGGCATAAAATGGAGACTCTGGGCTGAGATGGACGCCTTTGCCTGGAAGGCAGTCACCAAAATTGGTGGGGAGAGTCAGGCACCTTCCTCCCTCCAGGgctctgagcagggctgggcacgGAGGGCAACAAAGAGCCTCTGGTTTGCGTACGCAGCACATCCCCGCCAGCCTTGTGTTTCTTTCCTGGTACTTTCAGTATGCGTTTAAGCAGTTACTGTGGTATCTCATTTTATCCTACCGAAACATTGGTTAGCAGCCACTTTTCAGATCAATTTTGTAAATACAGCGCAGAGCGTGCAGTGTGCCTGCTGAGCAGCAGTCGCTGtcacaagagaaaaacaaacaaacctggaTGATGACTGGAAACATTACCATGGGAAAAAGATGTCCTACTGTTGCCATAAAGCAAGAtcatgggaaaacaaaagcaaacacttcGAAACATTTCTCCTCCCTAccctcgcaaaaaaaaaaaaaaaaaaaaaaaattgcgtAATTTATCTCCTTTCAAAGTTACAGAAGTCTCCCGAAGATAAAAGTCTGTGGTTTCTGAAGTGCAGCAGCTCAGTCCTGTGGTAATTGCACAATGCGGAATCAACTACCTACAAAATTGCATTCCAGGTAGAGCTGCGAGTTGGTGTCTGAACAATAAGTAACCTATTTAAATGTATAAAGGACAACAAGTGAGCTCAACCATGAAGTAGTTCTCAGCTGGGATGTTATGAGCAGCACCCTTTACATTCAGCCTCCCCTTGAACCCAAAAGGAGGGCTATGTTAAACTGTTTCACTGGCCCACGGGTGGACAGACTGACAGGCTCTGATGGACAGACTGACAGGCTCCTTGCTGCAGAGTTAAGTTAGGCAGTACCAGAGCTAACGTTGTCTGTGCAGCCTGCACCTCTGCTCCCTGTGTGGACGTGCCACAATACGGGCTTTAATTCCATAATCCCTCGGCCATTTTCCACTGGCCCCCTGCCTCCCTCACTGTGGAGGAGGCACAATGCACCCTTAATGAGCAGAGAAGCAGCGGCTTGGCTTGTCATTATTTGGCCTGTGACCGTGGACCTCATTCAAGTCCCACTCTCCAAGTCCTGCTctgaaaatgcagtgttttgttttcagctcgTTTACAGCTTGTCCTGCAAAAGTCTCCCAGCCCTTCACGGGCACAACCCCTGCACCCTGCAGAGGGTGTTCAGTGCTTAATAccctcattttacagatggagagcAGAAACTTTGAGTGTTAAACACCTACAGATTCTTGCCATCCATAGTGCCAGAGCACAGCCCCTGAGGAGGGCTGACGTGGCTGTGAGCGTTCTGCACCTCAGCAGAGCAGACCCTGGTGATTCCAGTCAGCCAGCCAGAGAACAAGGGAAGGTAGATGTGGCCACCCCTTGCCATGGCCCAGTGGTTTCTGGCAATGTCCCATGTGAAGCAGAGCTCTGGTTGTACGGGAGGAGTGCTcacagcacagcccctgccctgcgCCCCTGGGGAAGAGGGGTCTGCAAGCCGGGGCCCCAGCCCGCATGGATGGATGGGGCATGGCCTGGCACCAGCGAGGCGTCCTGAGATGGCACGGCTGCCTTGGCAATGCTATTATGTCACCCACCCAAATTTCTCTCCTGTACCTGCACAGGTGTCTTTTCTGACAGCGCCGTGACAGTTAGGGTCGGCTGCTAGAGagaatctgggtttttttggtttggttggggttttttactatTCTTGACTCCAAATAAAGCCTTCTAGTTTTTCACTTCAAACACATCTTGAGCACGAGCAgatgagcagaagcagcagctcaggtgGAACTGACACAGACAAACCCCGCTGTCTCAGAGAGTCTCCCCTGTTCAGCTCTGGGAGCGCAGACCCTTGAGCTCTGCAGCTTGTGAGCACTACTGCGGACATCGTTTTCCGCCAGGTCTGAAATTGTGATGAAACACTCTGGTTTTATTAAAGCATCCAACTCCCCTCCCCCAGCTAATCTCCAGGCAAAGTCAACCTGCGGTTGTGTTGGGCTGTGAGAGGTTGGATTGCTGAATACCTTGctacaaaatgaaataatggtCTAAAACTAAACCAGGGTGCTTTTTTATTAGATGGATATTTCCCTTCAGACAGCTTCATGGCTTCAATCctgctctccctttttctttggaGGAGCTGCCCCTAAAACCCTGCGGGCTCTTGGCATAGTTCTCTTTTATTTGGTCCTTCTCACTCATTTCACTTTGGCTTTCTCTTGCACTTGTGTGGTGTGTGTAGCATCTGGCACACGAGGGCCCCGCTCTGCTGTGGTTCAAGTgtgttttgttctgctgcagGATTTTGTGATGGAGAAATAAGGAACGGTAATGCCTTAGTGTCTTTGTTTAGTTAGGTGGGTGTCTTTTTTTCCATAGCTTTCATACCACTGCAAGATTTGTGAAGGAACAGTAACATGCTTTGGTTGTAGGATGAGCAGCATCGGACACCTCAGGGTACAAAGCTTTTCAGATCCAGAGTCGGAAGCAGAAGAAGGGCTGTCAACAGGCAAGCGTGAAATTTCGTGTACTGTTCGTATTAGCCCTGTGATGCTctgagatttattatttttttaatacaaaaggaATTGCACATAATAACCATTATGTATGTTATAAAATGGAGAAGCCTGGCCTCGGATGTTACTGACAATAATTGCAGAGCCTCTCGTTTTCACATAGCAATGGTGTTTTTGTTGCAGATTGATGTCCTCAAGGCAGATGTGGAGAGCGCTGAGTGGAAAATTTTGGAAAACCTGATCCTGGAAGATGTTGTTGAGCAGATAGGACAGCTGGTCATTGAGGTACACATCCACTGGCCTGGGTTTGAGGTCAGCGGCAACGACAGCACCGTGGTGCGGTACTGGTACAGTCTGCTCCGAGAACTGGAGCTGAAGGACTTCAGGCTTTTCCATACCTACAAAGACTTATCAAAACCacagatgtttctgaaaaaggaagccttcAACGCCAGTAGCTGTTACACACTAAGCTGGGTAAATACAAGATGGAAATAGCAGAAAGGAATTTATGATGTGTGACTGCGAGCCATCTGGCCCCGTAGCGTTATTGAAGGGGACTTTGGCATCACTGGCTAAAGTTGCTAAATATGCACACAGTGACTGCTAACAAAATggactgcctttttatttttatacgtTGTCAAAAGAACTGGCACTAGCAGAAGATACATGGCGCAAATGTATTGTACAGCAATATATTTGCCAACGGGTACACCCTCTCAGAGGACAGTGGTTTCTGTAAAGGTTTGGCTGGAGTGGCTAACAGCGTGGCTTTCCCAGGCTGCCTCGTGCCTGAGCGTGCCAGCGCAGAGGGCGTCCCTGGAGCTGCCCTGGGAAGCAGGTGCCTTTTTCAGGAAGGGTCAAGTGTTACTTCTCTTCGTAAAATGATCTTTGGTTTGCACCTTCTTTACTTTGGCTTTGTTTCCCGTGGAACAAATTTTAGGCAAGAACAGGATGTTCTTCAGCCCACAGGCAAATTTCAGCTGAATTTGTCGGAGGCAGAAATCACCAGCAAATTAAATTCCTACCTGTTTCGTTGAGTGGCTTCTGAGTGCTCTGCCTTTGGCTCTTTACGTCAGCCTGGCTGTGGGAAGCGAGTTCAGCGCTTCTGACACAGGAGGCGGTGGGACAGAGAGACTCAGCTGCTGGAAAATCTGCCACAAGtgctccccctcctcaccctccgGAGGCTTCAGCCCCACCAGACAGGGCTTCCCTAGTTCATCCGCTCAAAGAATGGcttattttaaattactcttgCAACAGCTGTAGCAAATGGTTTTTCATAAAATACCTATTTAAAAGAGCTGAAAGTGAAACCTGGtgtttttcgtttgtttgtgTTGGTATTTAAATTGAATGTTCTACTGTGTGCCTTTTCCAAAGCTGTGCCTGGATGCCTGCAACCTCCTCAGCACCTCCCTGGTCTGGCCACCTCTCCCTGTCAGGAGCGGGCCGGCCCCCATGTCTGCAGCGACactggcagaggtggtgggacaGGCAGGAGCCCTGGTCTGTGGCcgtgctggggctctgctggctggTGGGAGCTGCAGTGCACTCCCATGTTCCAGCCTCTGCCGTTCCCTGTGGAGCTAAGGGATGAGGGGGAGCTAAAAAAATAGATagcgggttgggttttttcttctcttttagagAATTTTGACATTAAACTTCGCATTAAAATACAAGATGACACCACTTCCATGTCTGATACACAGCCTTTGTAACTGTCTTTGGCTTCCACCTTCTGCAGGGCTGTGTTCCTCCCCTTGGTGTGCCTCAGCCCAGCGTCGTGCTTTTACCAAGTCTCTCTCTTTGTCTGTCCCTGTGttgttccttccttctcttgTAATCCTGGCATTTCCCTCTCACCTTTCAtaccctcctttcctttttcacccTCTCCGATGCCTCAGCTCCCTcatcccctccttcccagagcaGGGCCCTGCGTTGGACCCAGCGTGCCCACAGGATCTCAGCAAGCAGCCAGAGGTGGGGGAAATAAGTGTGGGAGCTCTTCTTTCCAGGCAGGCGAGTCACCTTTCTCCCAGCGCCACTGCTTTTCCTCACAAGTGGATCAAGCCGTTCCCCTCACCTTTCCCAGGCTTCGCCCCAGGCCAGGCACctgcttccctcctctcccaggtCTCTGAgggctcccgctgccccagggcaggcagggaccgcTCTCCCCAGCAGAAACTGCTTCAGCCCTTCAGCTCAGCTGCCTTTCTCCCAGAAGAGGCCAGCAGGCGGGTGGCCCTGCTGGGGTGACAGCCTTCCTCCCACCGCCCTtgctctggggctgtggggagccaccTGCCCTGGCCCCAGCACTCGCCTCCCACCTGGacctgcagagcccagcacagggaTTGAAACTGCTGCGGCGAATCCGCCTTGGAGCATCCTTGGCCTCAGGGGCCACAGACCTTGGGCCGCTttggaagatggagaaaaaaaaaccctccctgctTTGATGGTGAAGGACTAGGGTGGTGAGGGGCTACTGGAAACAAAGGGGATTTTAATCTCTTCAGTGAGAGCCAGCTCTGTGCCCTCCTGCGCTCAGGTTCGCATCAGTCTTCCAAATCGCATTTGAAATATTAACTTGTGGCTAAATGTCAGACCCTTTCTTTTATAACAAATGCATGCTGGTTTTCAATCTACTGCCTTTCAGTCACGCTGACAGTGCCTTGTGTTGTATGAAGTCTCTGATTTACTGCCTCCCcgtctttattttccttttaaaaacaaatccagcTACTTCTTTATTCACACTAGGATTTTCTGAAGCGGAGTTTAATTCTAAAGGGGCTTAGCGTGGGCTTCTGCACATCAAACGCCTCGTTTAGGGATGGAGGAGGAcagtgcagccaggctgggactACTGACCAGATGATGATCCCAACTGTGCCTAAGCTAGTAAATTAAGCAGTGGCAGGCAGCGTGCACAGGAATGCCTATCTGCTTAACTAATGAGATCCCTGGCACAATTTTGGCTCAGGCCATCTAGAACTCTCCTAGATGATCCCTAGGCACAGCCATGGAATTAGCCCAAGCCAAGGACAACTTGGATGCAGCCACCCTGTTTGGGAAGCTGAAAGAGTTCAGTAAACGGACATGGCCAGGCCATCTTTGCCAGTTTGGCTCACGGCTGGGGAATGCCTCCTGCCGCCGTTTTGTTTTCTGGTATAATTTACCAAGAGCAAGTGCtggattctccacctgggatggggtaatcctggttatatATACAAACTGGGGGacgagaggctggagagcagccccacagaaagagatctgggggttgaGTTGATGGTAAGTTGGATATAaatcagcagtgtgccctggcagtcAAATGGGCCAGCTGTGTTCTGGGCTCCACCAAGCACAGCATTGCTAGCccgtcaagggaggtgattgtcccactctacactgcgcTGTTGTGGCCCCACTgcgagtactgtgtgcagttttgggcgcctcaacacaagaaggacatcaCACCactagagtgtgtccagaggagggcaaccaagatggtggAAGGTGTTGAGGGCAAGACTTAGAAGGAGCAGCTGCGGTCACTTGATTTGTTCAgcttggaggaggctggggggtcacctcatggcagtctacagcttcctcaaggCAGGCAGTGGAGGGGGGGgatgctgatctcctctctctgttgATCGGCgataggacacgaggaaatggagTGGAGCTGTGTCAGGAGAAGTTCAGActgaacattaggaaaaggttcttcactgagagggtggtggttcactggaacaggctcccctcAGGAAGCCTGTCGGAGTTCACGGAGTGTCTGGACaacactcttagtcatatggtttagtgttaggtagtcctgtgaggagcagggagttggactcgatgatccttacgggtcccttccaactcaagatactCTGATTTTATAAACGTagcttctgtttctgcttctgcaCATCCCACCTCGACCAGGGGGCAAGGGGTTTTgcagtcacccagagcagggtgcagtGGGGGCCCACCACCTCCTCAGCTCTGCAGCGCTCAAAACCAAGATGACCTGTTGCAGATGTCTTGGATTCCCTGTGTCCAAGACGTGGGGCAAAGCGCTTTCCACGGAGCCGAGCTACATACTGCCATCCCTGAGCCAGGTAATACACAACCCACAAGAACTACAACCTCTGAAAATAGGTTAGAAATGCCTTCTCCATGACAGCCATGCTTGCTGCAGCCCTCCTACAGTAAGTACTGAGGTGGTTTAACAGTGCAGGGCCATCAGGAGGTTCATTAAAATGCGAGAGGGTTTCCTAAAACGGTATCTAGCTTGTTGGAACGATCACGTTTACTGCTCTGCAGAATGGCTCAACTCCCATTTGTCAAATAATGGGGTTGCAAAAGCCGAGCTGCGAGTCCTGATTTATTAATAACGCATAAAAATATGGGCTCTAGCACTGCACAGGTTTTTCCTTCTGATTAGTCTTAGAGTCACTAGCCTAGTAGCTCATTATAATTTGTTTAAGAAACCAGTAGATAGAGGTTAAAAACCAAATTACACGATTTCTCTCAGGTGCTAAAATTCCAGAGGGACGCACATCTTCCATCATTTATTGCCCTGAAGAAAAAATGGTGATGTGTatgtaaattacagaaatggaGTGGAGGTCCATCCTGGTTCGTCTTTGCTTAAGACGCAGAGTTTGGTAAACCCTCAGCTAATCTCTTGCTCAGGATTGCCAGGTAGTGTCAGGAGCAATTCAGGCTGTAGCAAATACATCTTCTGCCAGAAAAGATTCCAATAACTATGGTAATTTTAAAGGAAGCCTTATCTCAGATACAGGATAGATAAAAGCC containing:
- the METTL24 gene encoding probable methyltransferase-like protein 24 isoform X3: MANNGCEVHRFDPSIKSAHIHEGQHLWYHRLSIDWRDPNPAIAPHKLHSNTKKLGTILNEFGHQKIDVLKADVESAEWKILENLILEDVVEQIGQLVIEVHIHWPGFEVSGNDSTVVRYWYSLLRELELKDFRLFHTYKDLSKPQMFLKKEAFNASSCYTLSWVNTRWK